A single genomic interval of Aphidius gifuensis isolate YNYX2018 linkage group LG6, ASM1490517v1, whole genome shotgun sequence harbors:
- the LOC122858761 gene encoding leucine-rich repeat neuronal protein 3-like, producing the protein MLTKQVLFLSFSYVNCNQVHVKMKQLIIIFIFFNFYNCQANGDEGEAEVAPIISIKNTESPDQLEHNDKKIQNICDICACNDSTIDCSSHQLDNNLSDTPWNNKTNKLVTFDSNSIVYLKKFPNVTIEKLIISRNRITKIDDQAFKWIKNLTELDLSYNHLTSKILRPEIFQGKFSPEEWEPLAKLRVLNLGNNNLHTLNQDLFEHINDLTTLIISGNPFTVLDHGVLSAFSDLRDIEELNIAYCDLGELPEHFFHSTQSSLKRLYLNGNRFTSVPDALEDAKSLEYLNLDENLFKDINKQNNFPSLNKLKILSLRSLPHLTKISDSAFSELTALEELYLEDCPRLKEIHEDAFVKHSIHGAIWPQLKILDISNNALKYLPSDLIARWDKLEYLSIINNDWVCDCDNQDLIGNLLPNLGKKLMGNQVDDLYCAAPPEHAGKNLTSLAKRKLRCLDYYGSRPERDAAILIGVVLGLFLAIPIVLTLLFFWKRGFCIIFNSNNPASFSRAYYKRATNNDDF; encoded by the exons ATGTTAACTAAAcaggttttatttttatcattttcatacgTAAATTGTAACCAAGTACACGTTAAAATGAAacagttaataattatatttattttttttaatttctacaaCTGTCAAGCAAATGGTGATGAAGGTGAAGCTGAAGTTGCtccaataatttcaataaaaaatactgagtCACCTGATCAATTGGAgcacaatgataaaaaaattcaaaatatttgtgatattTGTGCATGCaatg ATTCAACGATTGATTGTTCTTCACatcaacttgataataatttatcagacACACCttggaataataaaacaaataaattagtcACATTTGATAgtaattcaattgtttatttaaaaaaatttccaaatgTTACTATTGAAAAACTAATAATCAGTCGAAATAGAATTACAAAAATCGATGATCAAGCATTCAAgtggattaaaaatttaactgagCTAGATTTGAGCTATAatcatttaacatcaaaaatACTACGACCAGAAATTTTCCag gGAAAATTTTCACCAGAAGAATGGGAGCCATTGGCAAAATTACGTGTATTAAATCTTGGAAATAATAATCTCCATACTTTAAATCAAGATTTATTTGAacatattaatgatttaacaactttaattatttctggAAATCCATTCACCGTACTTGATCATGGTGTATTATCAGCATTTTCTGATCTTAGAGATATTGAAGAACTTAACATTGCATACTGTGATTTAGGCGAACTTCCTGAGCATTTTTTTCACTCAACGCA aTCTTCATTGAAACGATTGTACTTGAATGGTAATCGATTTACTTCTGTACCAGATGCACTTGAAGATGCAAAATCACTTGAATATCTTAATCtcgatgaaaatttatttaaagatattaataaacaaaataattttccaagtttaaataaattaaaaatactaagcCTTCGTTCACTTCCACATCTTACGAAAATTAGTGACAGTGCTTTTTCTGAGCTTACTGCTTTGGAAGAATTATATCTTGAAGATTGTCCAAGGTTAAAAGAAATTCATGAAGATGCATTTGTAAAACAC tCAATTCATGGAGCAATATGGCCACAATTAAAAATCCTAGATATTTCAAATAACGCATTGAAATATTTACCATCAGATCTCATTGCTCGTTGGGATAAGCTGGAATACttgtcaataataaacaatgacTGGGTTTGCGACTGTGACAATCAAGACCtc attgGAAATTTACTTCCAAACCTTGGAAAAAAGCTAATGGGTAATCAAGTTGATGACCTATATTGTGCAGCACCACCAGAACATGctggtaaaaatttaacatcattagCAAAACGAAAACTTAGATGTCTTGATTATTATGGTTCACGTCCTGAACGTGATGCTGCTATTCTCATTGGTGTTGTACTTGGTTTATTTCTAGCAATTCCAATAGTCctcacattattatttttttggaaacgtggattttgtattatttttaattcaaacaatCCAGCAAGTTTTTCACGTGCTTACTACAAACGAGCAACGAacaatgatgatttttaa
- the LOC122858760 gene encoding brain-specific homeobox protein homolog, whose protein sequence is MMQSTCQPHHQAQQQNGTSTNRTSFLIEDILNRGNGHSQHVQGQLHHQFLPTHGQQHHHHHNYQQFASLMPGYPTGPSTAAFFLGPLFGAGGMGVGVVPGVGELAALKHCRRRKARTVFSDQQLAGLEARFEAQRYLSTPERVELAAALHLSETQVKTWFQNRRMKHKKQLRKINNNNSGTNGNSTSGNQQSRQSSTAASPSERPVDFSINGGRESRASSDAAIDSDSDEIDVLGDEASPSPPHVTSSAIHLLRRTMSTPPQPPPTTTTTTSSSTSSTTVFHRPSLHSVSLTHQSYQDQPLQRHHR, encoded by the exons ATGATGCAGTCAACTTGTCAGCCTCATCATCAGGCTCAACAACAGAATGGTACATCAACAAATCGTACGTCGTTTTTAATTGAAGATATATTAAATCGAGGAAATGGACATTCACAACATGTACAAGGACAATtacatcatcaatttttaccAACACATggacaacaacatcatcatcatcataattatcaacaatttgcTAGTTTAATGCCGGGTTATCCGACGGGACCATCAACAGCAGCATTTTTTCTTGGACCATTATTTGGAGCCGGCGGTATGGGCGTCGGCGTTGTTCCTGGAGTTGGTGAGCTTGCTGCATTAAAACACTGTCGACGTAGAAAAGCTCGAACT gtattCAGTGATCAACAACTAGCAGGTCTTGAGGCGCGATTTGAAGCTCAAAGATACCTAAGCACCCCAGAAAGAGTTGAGCTTGCAGCAGCATTACATTTATCAGAAACTCAAGTTAAAACATGGTTTCAAAATCGTCGaatgaaacataaaaaacaattgcgaaaaataaataataataattctggtACTAATGGAAATTCAACATCTGGAAATCAACAATCCAGACAATCATCAACAGCAGCATCACCATCag aaaGACCAgttgatttttctataaatgGTGGACGTGAATCACGAGCAAGTAGTGATGCAGCAATTGACTCGGATTCAGATGAGATTGATGTACTTGGTGATGAAGCGTCACCCTCACCACCTCATGTAACTTCATCAGCTATTCATTTGTTGAGACGTACAATGTCAACTCCACCACAACCACCACCAACAACGACAAcgacaacatcatcatcaacatcatcaacaacagtaTTTCATCGTCCCTCACTTCATTCTGTCAGCCTGACACATCAATCTTATCAGGATCAGCCACTTCAACGTCATCATCGCTGA